One stretch of Penaeus vannamei isolate JL-2024 chromosome 7, ASM4276789v1, whole genome shotgun sequence DNA includes these proteins:
- the LOC138862119 gene encoding myristoylated alanine-rich C-kinase substrate-like, with protein MYDKSRKGRRQRRQRAKGQTASKHTFAEPESGRELNGSTGALLLFLLNRRDFRAHDAQRRESRTDCGRAGLLYGSRSNIKRGSSICWEEPVCRCHGGVISTVVKIRPCGLKFERQSATIKFFSASEEGEAAAPEGEEAAAPEGEKAAPPEVVASEEGEATAPEGEEAAPPEVVASKEGEAAAPEGEEAAPPEVVASEEGEAEAPEGEEAALPEVVASEEGEAAAQEGEEAPPPEVVTHEESEAAAPEGEEAAPPEVVASEENEATAPEGEEAAPPEVVASEEGEAAAPEREEAAPPEVVASEEDEAAAPEGEEAAPPEVVASEESEAAALEGEEAAPPEVVASEEGEAAAPEGEEAPPPEVVVSEEGEAAAPERKEVAPPEVIASEESEAAAPEGEEATPPEVVASEEGEAAAPEGEEAAPPEVVVSEEGEAAA; from the exons ATGTATGATAAATCACGAAAAGGACGAAGGCAGAGGCGGCAGCGGGCGAAAGGTCAAACGGCGAGCAAGCACACATTCGCAGAGCCTGAAAGCGGACGAGAGCTGAACGGAAGCACCGgcgctcttcttctcttcttgctcaACCGCCGGGATTTCCGCGCTCACGACGCTCAGCGACGTGAATCCCGGACGGACTGTGGGAGAGCCGGATTACTTTACGGATCGCGGTCCAACATTAAAAGAGGTTCGAGTATATGTTGGGAAGAGCCGGTGTGCAGGTGCCACGGGGGAGTTATTTCGACGGTTGTGAAA ATACGTCCTTGCGGCTTGAAGTTTGAAAGGCAGTCTGCTACAATTAAGTTTTTCTCTGcctccgaggagggtgaggccgcagcccccgagggagaggaggccgcagcccccgagggagagaaaGCCGCACCTCCCGAGGTAGTAGcctccgaggagggtgaggccACAGccccagagggagaggaggccgcacctCCCGAGGTAGTAGCCTCCAAGGAgggtgaggccgcagcccccgagggagaggaggccgcacctCCCGAGGTAGTAGcctccgaggagggtgaggccgaagcccccgagggagaggaggccgcactTCCCGAGGTAGTAGcctccgaggagggtgaggccgcagcccaagagggagaggaggccccaCCTCCCGAGGTAGTAACCCATGAGGAGagtgaggccgcagcccccgagggagaggaggccgcacctCCCGAAGTAGTAGCCTCCGAGGAGAATGAGGCCACAGccccagagggagaggaagccgcACCTCCCGAGGTAGTAGcctccgaggagggtgaggccgcagccccagagagagaggaggccgcaCCTCCCGAGGTAGTAGCCTCCGAGGAGGATGAGGCCGCAGccccagagggagaggaagccgcACCTCCCGAGGTAGTAGCCTCCGAGGAGAGTGAGGCCGCAGCcctagagggagaggaggccgcacctCCCGAGGTAGTAGcctccgaggagggtgaggccgcagccccagagggagaggaggccccaCCTCCCGAGGTAGTAGTctccgaggagggtgaggccgcAGCCCCAGAGAGAAAGGAGGTCGCACCTCCCGAGGTAATAGCCTCCGAGGAGAGTGAGGCCGCAGccccagagggagaggaggccacaCCTCCCGAGGTAGTAGcctccgaggagggtgaggccgcagccccagagggagaggaggccgcacctCCCGAGGTAGTAGTCTCCGAGGAGGGTGAGGCTGCAGCCTAA